GTGTTTTCTTAGCACGGCTAGGCCGAGTCCATAGGTCAAATGATCCTTTTTCTCCAGCTTGTACTAATTCCATGCTGTATATAAAACCTACAAGCACAAAAACCTCTCTCTGTCGTCATAATCACATCTACTGTCCAACCTAAATTATGATTAATATTCTGTGCCTGAAAATAGTCCCTGTATTTAACAATAATAGCTACACACAAAACAATCCACGGTTATAACTTCTATGGTCACTAAAACATTATTGATCTTTGTAGACCAAAAAATGTTTCTAACCATAATTGTCGTGCATCAAATTCACAGCCAGGATCCCCAAGATCAGAAAATTTGCACAGTacaaataataacttaaaaaacacactcacatatacacacccacactcgcgcacacacacatgcatgcgtgcatatacacacgcacacatacacgcacatacatacacacacaccttacAGAACTGGGCTTGGGGAGACGTTCCATCTGCTTAGTGCCAATAAAGGCTTACGTTGCTAAACTGCTGCTCCATGTATTTTGTGTTTGGGAAATATCTCATGGTAGGGCACAGCTGTTTATTGGCTGAGCAGAAAAGAAAGTTATGCTTTGTGGCAACCAGAAAGTTTCAAGGTCTTTCAAGTTATATAAAAATGGACCTGCAGAGATATTTTAAGTGTTCTCAGGATGCAAAGTTGGAGCTGAAATGTGATATCAAACCAGTTGCAAAAGTGTACAGCAGCCATTTCTTGAGGTCAGACCAGGTACCCAGATATGCAAAGAAAATTCAAGACACGTCTGCAAAAAGAGAGTAGTAGTTATCAGTAAAAATACAGTGTTGTACTTCCTTGATATACAAACGGGAATATGGGCAGAACACTCTATGGCATACAGGTCTTACTACTCACTGGAATGAAAACTCTCAAGATTTAATCAAATGAACTTGGGCCCAACTCTTCTGCACTTTCTTTGACTACTTTAGAACTTTAGGCCTCCAAAATGTTCTCCATCCACCGATGTCTCATTGTGCTACTAGGCTCTTAAATGCTTTGTCAGTGGTCTAAGTACTAACCTTGGGTCTGTTTTCCAAGAGCCATCTAAGCTAACTTTGGAGAAACTTCTCTGCCAGAGGATCAATCAGATACTAGAGAAAGAATTTTCTCAGCCCCAGCAGCTCAAGATGACCATCTCCTAAAGTAAAGGAGGACTACAAGTCTAACCTGATGAAGGGAGCACCCATAATAAGGAAATCACAGACCCCCGGTGTACTAAAGTAAACTTTAGGTATCTACAAGTTCCACAATCTTCGGAATCAAGAAATCCTCAGCACTGCACGAAAAAATTAAGTCAAAGGACCAAACTGATGGGTTTAAATCTGAAAAAAGCGTAATTTGGATTTCTTGGGTGGGTTTAGTTGCCTTTTCTCACAGCATTCACATCAATGGGAGGGAAAAGGCACCTGCCCTAATAGGGCTGGGGGATTAAATCACCTGGCACCTTGTGCTGCAGAGGGGCCTAGCCCAGTCTCACCACTGCCCTCAGCTCAAGACCCTATGGGTCTAGGGCAAACAATGTAAAAATCTTTACTCTTTAGaatttttggaaaaagaaaagataaagatgacCCTGACAAATGAGTCAGAGGAATCACTTACAGCTTGTTGGCCTTGTCCCATATCGTCGCATGATCTGATCATGTGTGAATTTCACAAAAGATTCATATTGTTCTATGAGGGGAAAAGATACCGTTCCATGCATTGAATCTCAGGGTTCTAATCAACTCCACAGACTCCTTTCCCCACATTCAAGTTGGTCTCCAAGCCCGCCAGTCCTCCTATAGTCTAGGACCTGCCCCTTCCTCTAGAACTTCATGGCCAATTGCCTGGTATGCATTTTGTTCTTGTCATTTGAAAGAGTGTATCATCCTAATTGCCTCTCTTTGTCTTTAAGCACACTTTGCTGAGTGCCTTCATGAACTTTCAGAAAGTCATACACTGACAGTGTCCATTCTAGAGAACACTGATCAACACAAGCTCTAGAAGCTTCAACCTCTCTTTGCATTACTACTTCCTCCACACAGACTCCAAGCTGAGGGAATATCATAGGGTAAATGAAGGTTGGTTAGCAGGGCAAATGGCAACAGTGAAAAATCCTGCCAGCCAATTCCCAGCTGACTGGGAGAGGCTTCTTTGGAGAGGGAGTTTCCAAGGTAAAACGGACTAAAAGCAGGAAAACGTCCTGACAGATACAAGGGGCAAGGGGGCACAGGAAGCGAAAGCAGAGGAGGCTTAGGCTTAGTACCAGAAGCTGGACAAGGGGATACAAGGGGCAGAGAAGGGACTGACCTGAATGGGAGTACAAGGAGAGGGATGGGGAATGAACATGCAGTCAAATGGGAAGAGGGCTCTCAGAGACTCAGAGGGTCATCTAACTCTGTCCCTGGCCTGGCGTGTGAAGGGAAGAACACAAAAAATGAGAGCTGTGAGAATACGACTGAGCCAACTATTCTTAGCACTCTCCCCTCCTGCCAtatgtctctttcttttctgttactCCTTCccaccacctcccaccccccttAACTTTCCCCCATACTTCACAATCACCTTTAATTCTCAGTCCTACCAGTGGAATAATCCCTACAGTGGCCTTTTAGGCTAGGGAAACTCCTGACCCACTTATAGAAATGGACAATTATGGCACTGACTAAATAAAGACCTGTGACATTCGACAGAGAAAGGTCAGTGACAAAGCACTGTAGGAATCTAGGCAGAGAAAATCATTAATGCTGCCTGGCAGGTAGAGGGCAAAGTGTGCTGGACTGAGAACTGGAAAGCCTGACCTTCTATCCTGCTGTCCCAagctagttgcatgaccctgggaaagttactgaGGCCCACCCCcagtgcctcagcttcctcacctataaaacgagGGAGCTGAACTAGACGATCCCTAAAGTCTCTCCCAGTTTTAAATTCTACGTGGGCAGGGAATTTGACAGCGGCTAGAGGTGGTGCTTTAAAACACTGGAGAGGAAGTATCTTGTTAAATCATctaactcagtttcctttctcCAAGTCCTTTCCTGACTAGCTATTACGCTCTATgtcaaattaaaaattatttgttataggACTTCATAAAGTCCTCCTTTTCTTAAAGCACCACTCACTTCTCTCCTACCATGTTCCTTTCATTTCACTCAGGACTTTTTCACTCCCTTATAATCACATAGTACCACCACATCACATTTATGACTGTACAGTACTATCCATGAAAGGTGAGAATGCTGAGGAGTCTGAGGACAGAAGTGAGGTGACCTGTGGAAGGTTGTATGCCATGGGGTCCCTAAAGGACACCTGCGGTACTGTCTCGATCACAGTCCCTAAGCTgctccctgcccctgccctccATCTCTGGCAGAAATCTCATTCTGGACTGATCTGAACTGTGTGCCCTCCAGGTCTGAGGAATGGTTAGGGGGCAGCCTGCCCCTGTGCTCTGCCATGTAAAGCATGTTAGCTAAACAAGTGCCACAGCACGCTCCTTGTCATTCACACCAACCAGGTCAAATCAGTATCTGAGGGACTTTGTACACACAGAACATTTATGTGCAAAACATGAAGTCAAGAACtagaaaataacagcaaaatcAGGTGCCTCAGCAGGCAAATCTgataccttaaaaaaacaaaactcacatCTATACCAGTGAAAGTACTATGATAGTTACTATTTCATGGAAAGCTATAATTCCATCAGTATAGCACCGCCTCAACTCACCTGCTAATTTTGTATTGAGGATTTGCTCATATTCCTCCCGAATTCTATCTTCGTAGTCTTTTAAGAGACGTTCACACAATATTCCCACTTGTCGTAATGTAAATGTTGGCTGGTCCTTTTTCATCCAGGATGAACCTAAgcaaagaaaaccacaaagtcTGTGGAGCTACTGCCGAAATCTCTTTCTAGTTCCAAAGCTTAGATAAAGAGCGGTGTAGTGTTCCGCCCTCTGTGAGCCTTGAGACCTTGGGGCAAATCagtgagccttggtttcctcatacgTAGGATGGGGCTGAAAAATCTTGGTCCTGCTTTAATTCATAAGGTTATTGGGATTGACTGAGAGCATACATACTAAAGCCTGAGAACTGCAAATTGTTATACACATATAGTTTGAAAGAATGGCTCTAACATCATAAAATGTGGCATACATTTATTCTCTGGTGTTACAGAAGAGTTCTGAAAGGCTTAAACAAACAGATCAAACTTTAAAGCAAAAATGAGACTGTGACAATCAAAGCAGAAAGAGACCtcaggagggaggaagaacagTGAACTGGAAAGGAAATTGGGTTGGAATCACTTACAACATGTGTGACTCAAATGTAAAGTGAGGGGCTGGCTTAGACCTCCATGGTCCTCTGATCAGCTAGCCCAATTTCTTCttaatatgaagaaactgaggtctatagAGTAGAGGGGGCTGGCCGAGATGATGAATAACGTCAATTAACTGGTACCATGTTACCGAAGTCACCCACACATTAAACGCTTTCTAATAAACCTGGAGGATAGGCAAGTTCTTAGCAGAAAACTATATGAAACAGAATCATCCCTGAAAGCCTGTGAGTCACTTATTATCACCATCTCCACCTCAGAATCAGTCTCTAAgggctgaaagggatctcagaggatCACATAATAATGGGAATTCTCAGACAAATGGTCACGCCGCTCCCACGAAACTGGGCTGAAAATGTAGTCAATTTACACTGCAATTCTATGAAGATCTCTGATTACTAACGATATTAAACCACGTAAAACATTATTAGGCACAGCACGCAGTTTATCACCCAGGTGCAGTCTATTATTATGAAGCAACAGCAGTGAGCATATGGCTCATGCAGAGAAAAGCAGACCCTGACAAGTGTCATTTATTGGTTTGGTGAAAATATCTGAGGCAAAATGAGGCTGTGGTCGAGGGTTGAGGAGTTAATCCCGCAGCAACAATATTACTGTTGGGTTTCACCACTTTCATCAGTGTTCGCTAGGAATGCATTAATGACTTTACAGTGAGCCACTGCTGGTCAGCACTTTCTTTTGTGGGGTGTGACTAGATAGAAAGAGAGGCATCCATCAGGCGTTCTGGTGGCTCTGCTAGCTTTTAACAACTACTGGGCAAACTTCCTAAATTAACAGAAAAAACCCTACTgggaaatgcaaaaatatttctgcCAAAtggatacacacatgcatatgtatcttGCTGAAATATTCTATTAACCAAAACTGATAGTAAATCTGAAGTTCTATGAAAACCCTATCATTGGTAACATTAAACAAACGGTGTAAACAAAAGGAATTTTAAACCTGTGCCCTTCTTACCTGGTGAGCTTGGTGCTGTAAGTCCTGAAGAGTGTGACTGACCCTCTGAAGTGCAGGCTTCACTCTGATTAAGGACAACTTCTAATTGTCTCCACCTCTGATAGCGGCTGTATTCTTGTTTGATGTTCTGAAATATTTGCtctaattgaaaaaagaaaaaaaaaactcactgtatctttccccttaaactttTAATCTATGGGTTCTTAATCTAGGGTCTGTTATCTTTTTTGTGAATTCTGATAAATGGATTTCAAAACAATCGGTTTccttttaatcctatgtattttatgcgccttaaaaaaccaaacaaagaaacatgattctgagacAGGGCCCACAGGATTCTTCACTAGACTATCAAAAGGGTCGGACACACATAACAGTTAAGAACTCCTAGATTTCCTTTGTCTGACTAAATTTAGGGCATTTCCTAAAAGCATATATGTGCCATgatctccctttttttttaaatttcttttcatgaTCACCTTTCTAAAATGCTTATTACTATTGTGTTGATATTACATTGAacatctttcc
This Trichosurus vulpecula isolate mTriVul1 chromosome 2, mTriVul1.pri, whole genome shotgun sequence DNA region includes the following protein-coding sequences:
- the AKIRIN1 gene encoding akirin-1, whose protein sequence is MACGATLKRPMEFEAALLSPGSPKRRRCAPLPGPAPGLRPPDTEPPPPPLQPQLQPPPLSPPGSDRRLRTPEQIFQNIKQEYSRYQRWRQLEVVLNQSEACTSEGQSHSSGLTAPSSPGSSWMKKDQPTFTLRQVGILCERLLKDYEDRIREEYEQILNTKLAEQYESFVKFTHDQIMRRYGTRPTSYVS